A single genomic interval of Lathyrus oleraceus cultivar Zhongwan6 chromosome 7, CAAS_Psat_ZW6_1.0, whole genome shotgun sequence harbors:
- the LOC127101562 gene encoding lysine-specific demethylase JMJ18, whose translation MKQFILDAEFHAKEDNPFRHEPKMEKTLESSSSPQYQKISSRWDPVEACRPIIGEAPVFYPTFEEFEDTLGYIAKIRPIAEPYGVCRIVPPACWTPPCPLNEREIWENAKFPTRIQQVDLLQNREPMRKKSRGKKRKRRRQSRMGTCSRRTGNSCSEANVTSESDDKFGFQSGPDFTLKEFQQYGNSFKDCYFGLIDAKDGRGGDNNHHERRDPSVEEIEGEYWRIVEQPTDEVEVYYGADLETGAIGSGFPKTSSFTKSGSDSYAISGWNLNNFARLPGSALCFEGSDISGVLVPWLYVGMCFSTFCWHVEDHHLYSLNYLHWGDPKVWYGVPGSHASAMEDAMRKHLPDLFEENPNLLNELVTQFSPSILKSEGIPVYRAVQHSGEFVITFPRAYHGGFSCGFNCAEAVNAAPYDWFMHGQNAVEIYSLQCRKTSLSHDKLLFGSAKEAVHALSETTLDGKENRQYLKWRNACGKDGVLTNAVKTRIMMEKERRDWLPSHLKMLKMDNDFDSVEERECFSCFYDLHLSAVGCKCSPDSYSCLKHFKLFCSCEMGNRFVLVRYTMNELSTLVEALEGEPRAIEAWTTGKIGTVYASVKDGCMQEQDMERLVRKTNNYDEGKISLSCAGINEKSNSDVPSSPYSHISSELVHLESRHVTFSTPYADTNGIKANMSDTKLTMDNEVKEDKGRDIMKLGAGGISDLEKEPSSCRTDVRNSGTLDGCKLFGVDLQKRSESGPKLNHTFEEGVLDTSNSSISLINQSSPMQKFSISVELVTLGSVLYGKHWCSKHAIYPKGFKSRVKFLSVLDPTSICTYVSEVIDSGFLGPFFKVTLEEHPNEVFTNTSPDKCWETVTDRLNYEINKRRILGEQEMPPLELLHNINGHRMFGFLSPFIIQSIEAQDPNHKCVEYWNHKQVSFGSSGKAAEDSKLTCGSSNNSLDDFKTKLFGVELIKQEEDDIGESSDSFEEMKPILEGLLKKARPDELRAMHKLFSSDAQMTQWRPALMTVIEEIEKDSQ comes from the exons ATGAAACAGTTCATTTTGGATGCAGAGTTTCACGCCAAAGAG GATAATCCTTTTCGGCACGAACCAAAAATGGAAAAAACACTTGAATCTTCGAGCAGTCCGCAGTATCAAAAG ATATCGTCGAGATGGGATCCAGTTGAAGCATGTCGGCCTATAATCGGCGAAGCACCTGTGTTTTATCCAACTTTTGAG GAGTTTGAAGACACACTTGGTTACATAGCTAAGATACGTCCCATAGCTGAACCGTACGGCGTATGTAGAATCGTCCCTCCAGCTTGTTGGACTCCGCCCTGTCCACTTAACGAGAGAGAGATATGGGAAAATGCTAAGTTTCCGACTCGTATTCAGCAAGTTGATTTGCTTCAGAACCGGGAACCGATGAGGAAGAAAAGTCGGGGAAAGAAACGAAAACGTAGAAGGCAGTCGAGGATGGGAACATGTAGCAGGAGAACTGGAAATTCATGTTCTGAAGCGAATGTCACTTCTGAGTCGGACGATAAGTTTGGATTCCAATCAGGACCAGATTTCACACTTAAAGAATTTCAGCAATATGGAAATTCTTTTAAAGATTGCTACTTTGGGTTGATCGACGCCAAAGATGGTAGAGGCGGTGATAATAATCACCATGAGAGACGTGATCCGTCCGTGGAGGAAATTGAAGGTGAATACTGGCGAATAGTCGAGCAACCGACGGATGAGGTCGAG GTGTATTATGGAGCGGACTTGGAAACTGGAGCAATTGGAAGCGGTTTTCCTAAGACATCGTCGTTTACTAAGAGTGGTTCAGATTCGTATGCTATATCTGGCTGGAATCTGAATAACTTTGCGCGACTGCCAGGTTCTGCGTTGTGTTTTGAAGGAAGTGATATCTCAGGAGTTTTAGTGCCATGGTTGTATGTCGGAATGTGCTTTTCCACATTTTGCTGG CATGTTGAAGATCATCACCTCTATTCGCTTAATTATCTGCACTGGGGTGATCCGAAAGTATGGTATGGTGTACCTGGGAGCCATGCATCGGCCATGGAAGATGCGATGAGGAAACACTTGCCTGATTTGTTTGAAGAGAATCCAAATCTACTCAATGAGTTG GTGACTCAATTCTCTCCTTCGATACTTAAGTCCGAGGGGATTCCTGTGTATCGAGCTGTCCAACATTCGGGGGAATTTGTTATCACGTTTCCAAGGGCTTACCATGGTGGTTTCAGCTGTGGCTTCAACTGTGCGGAGGCTGTGAATGCGGCTCCGTATGATTGGTTTATGCATGGACAGAATGCTGTCGAGATTTACAGTCTGCAGTGCCGCAAGACATCATTGTCCCATGATAAATTGTTGTTCGGATCTGCTAAGGAAGCTGTACATGCGCTTTCAGAGACAACTCTTGATGGAAAAGAAAATCGACAATATTTAAAATGGAGAAATGCGTGTGGGAAAGACGGAGTTCTTACCAATGCAGTTAAG ACAAGGATAATGATGGAAAAAGAGAGGCGGGACTGGCTTCCGTCGCATTTAAAGATGCTGAAGATGGACAATGACTTCGATTCGGTTGAGGAAAGGGAATGCTTCTCTTGCTTCTATGACTTGCACCTATCCGCCGTCGGTTGCAAGTGCTCTCCCGACAGCTATTCTTGTCTTAAGCACTTCAAGTTGTTTTGCTCATGTGAAATGGGTAATAGATTCGTTCTGGTTCGTTATACTATGAATGAGCTAAGTACGTTGGTTGAAGCGTTAGAAGGAGAGCCACGCGCAATAGAAGCGTGGACAACTGGAAAAATTGGAACGGTTTATGCCAGTGTTAAGGATGGTTGCATGCAAGAACAAGATATGGAGAGACTCGTACGCAAAACCAATAATTACGACGAAGGGAAAATCTCACTTTCTTGTGCTGGAATAAATGAGAAGTCGAATTCGGATGTACCTAGCAGTCCTTACAGTCATATTTCTTCTGAGTTGGTCCATTTAGAGTCTCGCCATGTAACGTTTAGTACACCTTATGCGGATACGAATGGCATTAAGGCTAACATGAGTGATACTAAATTGACCATGGACAATGAAGTTAAGGAGGATAAGGGGCGAGACATCATGAAACTTGGTGCTGGTGGTATTTCTGACTTGGAAAAAGAACCTTCGTCGTGTCGAACCGATGTTCGGAATTCTGGTACACTCGATGGATGTAAACTGTTTGGGGTCGATCTGCAAAAACGTTCAGAATCAGGACCGAAACTCAATCATACGTTCGAAGAGGGAGTTCTAGACACCTCCAATTCTAGTATATCTTTGATAAACCAAAGCTCCCCAATGCAAAAGTTTAGTATTTCGGTGGAGCTTGTAACTTTGGGATCTGTTCTCTATGGAAAGCATTGGTGCAGTAAGCATGCAATATATCCAAAAG GATTCAAGAGCCGTGTTAAGTTTCTTAGCGTTCTTGATCCAACAAGCATCTGTACCTATGTTTCGGAAGTCATTGATTCTGGATTTCTTGGGCCTTTTTTCAAG GTTACCTTGGAAGAACATCCAAACGAGGTTTTCACAAACACCTCACCCGATAAGTGCTGGGAAACAGTTACTGACAGGCTAAACTATGAAATAAATAAGCGCAGGATTCTCGGTGAACAAGAAATGCCTCCCTTGGAACTACTGCACAACATCAATGGTCATAGAATGTTTGGATTCCTTTCTCCGTTCATTATTCAG TCCATTGAAGCTCAAGATCCGAATCATAAATGTGTAGAGTACTGGAATCACAAACAAGTTAGTTTTGGATCTTCTGGCAAGGCTGCTGAGGACTCTAAGTTAACTTGTGGCTCAAGTAACAACTCTCTAGATGACTTCAAGACCAAGCTTTTCGGCGTTGAATTGATAAAGCAGGAGGAGGATGACATAGGAGAAAGTTCAGATTCATTTGAAGAGATGAAACCGATTTTAGAAGGACTCTTAAAAAAGGCGAGACCTGACGAGTTAAGAGCAATGCACAAGTTATTCAGCTCTGATGCACAGATGACTCAGTGGAGACCGGCATTGATGACGGTGATAGAGGAAATCGAGAAAGATTCTCAATAA